The Dreissena polymorpha isolate Duluth1 chromosome 2, UMN_Dpol_1.0, whole genome shotgun sequence nucleotide sequence TCATAGAGATACATATAGACTAACATACTTCCAGTACCAGTTTGCAATAAACCTGTAAACTTGTATATCAAATCATTTGATCTTACAATGTATAACCGGAAATTATGCACTCAAAGAGATTATATgttttatccaaaataataaatttggggccagaaaataaaatgaagaaaCCATATCTAATCTGTCTCACAAACAAACGCCAAAGTTACTCAACAATTGGTGCTTCCTGTTTAAGTTTCTATGTGAGTCAATTAAACTGGAACACAAAAACACATTGATGTCTGTTAAAAACATGCGTGTTTAATTAGTGATGGGTTTAATTAGACATGGACAGTATATCATGCGTTGTAAAtgctaaaattaaatattgagaaaaatatttaatgatgaccCCACACAGACATCCCCTATGGGTGGTTCCGCtattcatgtaaacatgcatgTCTATTCTTATGTAAAGGTACCTCATATTAAATCATGTGACTTGTGGTTATCACAGCACACAATTTGCCAACTGCATTCAACAAGAACAATTAATCAGCCGTGATTTTAACAGTAAACAATTTGAACATGTATATAGAACAACATGATAAATTTGATCCCTTTGAAATAAATGGTGCCTAAAATGAAGACATTTGCCATTCATATTGAAAATGATAAACAGGCATACATTAGAAATTCTACTTGTTCATTACAACTAGACATAGCTATGTTTTTACACATACTTCAAGCGTTTAATTACACCAGAATACTTAATATTTTTCAATTGGCTACTTAAGTATATGTACAACTGATGCCTGGAGCAGTTTTCAACAAACAATTCTTAGAGTTAAttctaaaataaagaatattctttgaATGTGAATATTAACTAATTGTTTGAgttttgagtcaaacttggcattacCAACACTATTCAAATAATTCTTAAACATTTTGGAAATGACATTATCTCCAGAGTTAgccaatataaattaaaatgctgggcatatttttcttgattctaagtctattattaattcttaaGTCTACATGCCCTAGACCTGTATTCTTCAACCAATTCtgagacttaagaataaagacaagggctgtttgtaaaacattcatgccccccatatgggctgtcagttatagtggcagccattgtgtgaatacattttttgtcactgtgaccttgacctttgacctagtgacctgaaaatcaataggggtcatctgccagtaatgatcaatgtacctatgaagtttcatgatcctaggcgtaagcattcttgagttatcatccggaaaccattcggtggacggaatGACgaactgaccgacatgtgcaaaacaatacacgccctcttcttcgaaggggggcataaatatgggctgtgctctgtgaaaagggggtttaatgcatgtgcgtaaagtgttgtcccagattagtgcggactgcacaggctgatcagagacaacactttctgcctaaacatgattttagctaagaagagactttctttaaacagaaaatattattaaagcggaaagtgtcatccctgattagcctgtgcggactgcacgataggcttatctgggaggacacttttcacacatgcattaaacctccttttcacagagcacacccATATACATAGAACAACGAAAATACCCTCAGCATTTTAACATATAACGGTTACAAATATTCTTTTTGTCATAAAAGAATAGTTCCTAATGACGAATGTGTAATAAATGGTGTTAAATTCCATGTCAATACATGCATTAACATGTACCCATATTTAAGAATATTGCAGTTTTGagaatattgttaattttttagaGTTAAGtttaagaattggttggtgaatacgggaccTTATCTTACGCTGAGCAACACAGGTAACAACTTCATCTTCTGTTCTGCATAAATTCATCCTTTCTTGTAACACTTAATGGGAGTCTTaagatattaagaaataattctgCATAATATGACATGTTCACTGCGTTTTAAAATAAACCTTTGTTTTATTATCACATAAATAATATTGCCTCAAAGAAGTATTGTAATTACAACAATGATTATAGTTCTGTTTTAGACGATGAACTGAAAGTgcactttgtacatgtacttggTCACTCATAAACCTCTAACATGAGTTGCCATTTCGCTGGTAGTAAAGTTTATAGATCTATCAAGAGACAACTTTAACTCGGAAATCTATGTCAAAATAGACATAACTCAGTGGGGAAAGGTGAAGTGTAAGTGACTCTTATGACAGATGTCTGTAAGTTACAgttttgggaaaacagagcttaatgcatttgcatagaatcatcccagattagcctgtgcaatgtgcacaggctaataagggacgacacttgccgcataAACTGGACGTTTAATTTTTagaaactttcttgaaactaaaaattaaataaaagcagaaagtgtcatcccttattagcctgtgcagactgcacaggctaatctgagatgacactttactcccatgcattaagcccagtcttccCCAAACGAGTCTCCCATATTTCCTGAAAACTAAATGCTTGAGAGGGCGTCATTCAGTTCTTGTGAAGCTGCCATTGAGAGTTCCAAGTCCCCTGGCCCAATAACCATGACCCCCTGACCCACATTCCCACCCTGGGGAAGGTCAGTGGTCAGTGGGCCAGTCAGTAGGAACTCCCTTCCGTCCACTACTGTCCCCGTGTAGTCGCAACATTTGTCCATACATTGGGCATCAATAATCATTGGAGCGACAGGGGTGGACATTAAACTGGGTTCTGAAACAGTGATGTTAGTAATTCCCTCAACGTTATCACAGATTGAGTTTGGATACGGCATGGATTCAATGTCACCAATGCTCGCCTGTTTAATGTATGCAATATTTCCAATTTCATTGGTCTCACAAGTTGCCGCATCTTGTTCGCTGGGATACACCCCTGTGTTGATGCCCTCGGGTATTAATTCCGCCCTAAATGCACTGACGGCCGACACCGGAGATTCGGTAGCCATTTCACACTGTTGCCCGACAAGCAGATTGGCCACCAAGTGGACAGGAACCGGTTTCAACTGGTCACTGTTTACCTCTGTGTTACAGGCATTTGGCAGCATGATTGGCGTGGTGATCAACTGATTGGTCTGTTTACCGCTGGACGAGTTTGTTATGATGCTGGTCAGTAGGTAATGCTGAACAAGTACTTTCTCACCCACCTCTTCCACACCCTCCCCATCCCCCGTATTGGGAACTGCACCGTCTATCAGGGGTACCCCTGTATCACTGGACACCATGTCCACATTGTTATCAATATTATTGTGACCGGAACCAATGTAAGTATTACTGCCAGAAGTAGTAGCACATTTATGATCCGCAACACATTTCAGAACACATTCAGAATCCTGTAATTCTGAATAACCTTCTACATTATCACTTATCTCCGGCGAAAAGCAGCATTGTTCTGAAgtaaaagttttttgttgttttgcgGCATCCTGTTTACTAGATCTGTTCTTTTTCTGTGGTCCACTTTTCACTTTTGATTTTACGACCCTGGGGGTTATAGCAAAGGGCATGTCACAGCAAGCACATTTGCAGTCAGTGTTACACGTACGAGAGGTGGGCGTGGTTTCAGAGGCAGGCTGTGATGATCGTGGCCTAACTCCAGCTGTTACTATGGGAACCTTAATCACTGGCTCTACCTCTATGTTACCTTCCTCATCGACTGGATACACTGCAACAAACGGTTTACAATTCacatacattgtatgtctcaATAAAGACTTTGGACAATACAATCGATAACAGCACAAAGTCGGAATACTCGcagaatttcagaacgaggctgaatgtGTTGCCATTTATAATAGTGCCACATATGACAATGACGCATTTAATTTCAACTCTTTACGCTATTGAACATTCATGGACGTAACGATATTGTCAACACAAAATGACATTTTCAGAATGAGCAGAAAATATATACTtctcatttaaataaattttcttgattaaaaaactagttttattcaattgtttgcaCACATGTTGACGCTCTTCATTTGCGCATTTTTTATTGTGGTGTctaatcaaagatctatcaataatcttgtttattaatACAGATCTGTTGTTtaattgcccctgtgttcagcacaaaccaattatcttggtatgatcagatactgtgtcTACAAATACTAGTTAataacatggtgtcataaaccacaggtgTATGATTTATAACTATACACCATGATTATGTTGTTTAATTATTCTTTAGGTGTTTTAATGTAAAgaattacttatcaatttattCACAAAACACATGCCTGTATCCATATGTTTGACATTTTTGTAACCAGAGTCAGTATTCATGAAGATCCCCAAAGTAAAAAAAGAACAATCAATTGGTCTATGATCATCAATATTATCCGTCGTTTTcgtaacaaatgaaaaaaattcacgttcagcctcattctgAAATTTGACGTGTCAGGTGATATCTAAAAACAGTATCAGTTTAAGTATTGTGAAACCCGTCGGTTTTtattggtatatttatttctattttaatgaTCACAGGGTATCACTTCTCCTACAACGGATTACGGGTACAAGAAAATGCGATATTAATCATTATTCAAattaatcatattaattaattgttaaaagctcaggcatttataaaatatacttgatCCATCAAGGATTCTTCCTTATTTACAGTAGCCTAACTGATTTAAACAAATGTCGACCGTTCAGAGAACAGACATGCAGTAAATCagaaaaaataattgaacaaattaTCTGTCAAACaggcaaataattgataaaacaaataattaattaaaaaaaacagaatgTTAAGTGTTGATTTTGCACTTTTACCCCACAACAAATTAAGAGCCATGctttgagaaaatggggcttaatgcatgtgcataaagtaatcttccagattagcctgtgcagtccgcacaggctaataagggccCACCTTTTCTGTACTGTGTATTTATGCTTAAAGGAAGTGCCTTTGTAGTGCAATCTAGTttaagaaagtgttgtccctgataagagtAGCATGtggggactgcgcaggctaatctaggacaacactttacacaaatgaattaaaccctgttttcccagagcaaggttcacATGCAAGTGACACCATTTCTTACATGTGATTCCCTGGTTGCTGGGATGGGAGGTTTGGAACTTTGTCATGGTTTCCAGCAACTCCTCAGCATCCATCATCGGTAATGAAGACTAAAATAaagatgcaaacaatattatgaGATGAAATTGGTAGCAAATTGGTAGCGTTTGACACCAAAACATTGTAAGAGATCAACTCAAGTGTGTGTTATGCAACCTTCATGACATTGAGAAAGAAAACCAATATGTTCTTTAATTTCCTTGTTAAGCTGATGTTAGCAAAACATTAATTCCTAACTTTTATAGAAGTTGAACCCATCcaaatatgttcaaatttatcAAACTACTTAGTGgctaaaacaaaacagtgttacaaaaacttgccatgtttattttaaaatgcttttaagTACGAACAAATGTTGTATATATGTAGCAAAAATACTCATATTCTTTCACAAAGAAAATCAGTACagaataattttataattgttgcaattattaaaccATAAGCTTGACATTTTGTGGTCACTATGAATAAATCTCATCCATGTGACTTTCTCACAAAAAATACTTATAACCTGACTATTTAAATTGATCCTTCTTCAAAATAAGGCATTTTCTATATTTACTTCAAATgcatattattattgtatatctATGTTTATGATGAGTAGCATTATATAATTAAGTcgaactattctgttctgttctgtcacAAAAGTTTCCAATAACAATCTGCTAAAGCCTTACAATAACCCACATAACTTACGGTCAGTGCTGATGTACCTAACATTTTGATGGctggttagtttaaacctatttatttagtttaaacctatttattttagcttgtttACATCAAAAACCTATGACATGTTGAAACGCtctccgtttcctgggactaacaaccagtacttggtgtctttgggagagatctaaagaacgctcccacactggggatcaaacccactGCCTCTCGGTCGCTAGGCGCACACAATAACCATTACGCCATGGCAACCTCTTGTTGGTTAagtacaaaatatacaattacatgatAATACTCAGCATGTAGAGTTGTCTACAATTATAAACTATTACCTCAGAAAATGCAAAACAGTAAAAGATGTGGGAAATACAACAAGATCatgattattaattttattatctaCAGGGTTGTGATTTCAGAACCACCTCAGgggaggaaaatgccctacccccATTACAGCGTTCATGTAAACTCTTCATTTCTATGTAGATTCAGCAAAGTTCCtaactacatgtatttgtaaaataagaGTGTCATTTAAAGGGATGAAATCTGTTAAAGGAGGAAAAATCCCACCCTGTctctatattgtttaaataagcctatttaaatatttatttcattttcaagacACTCAAAATTCACAACACTTACCTCTGAATGTTCAATATGCTCCACGCTctacaaaatataaacattatctCATGACTTACATACAAAGAAAACTGGGAAAGCTGGATCTTAGTATCATAAAGGAATCAAATATACACTAATGGTTCTAAATATTATGACTATGTTGTTGGAATCAAATCTTAGCAATTCTATAATCAACATAATAATAATGCTGCCTCAAAATTCAATTTTACCAATTATTTGCTATATGCAGAACATTATCCACACAACAGATTCCACAAAAAGCTTTCCTGAACACTGACAGATATTGTCATAATATGATGAGACCTTAACAGGCAATCTGTAAGAGGTGCATGTTTCTTACAGTACTTGTTAGACATTATAATGGAGCCTTACCCTTGGAAAAGGGAGCTTaatgcaatttgcacaggctaacaCGGTCAACACTTATCAACTAGACTTGATTTTGTTTATAGGagacttctttaaacaaaaaattccataaaagcagaaagtgtggtacctgtgcacactgcacaggctaatctgggatggcacttaatgcacatgcattaaagttggttttcacagagcaagggtCAATTGATCAAAATATGATCTGTGAAAATGTATCCTGAACCATATCCACCAAGCAACAGCAACACTAGGAGGCAATTTCAATTTTGAGCCTCTTTCCTACTGGAGACTGTgttcagtgttgttgtttttcaccattttgggaatggggcctaaTTCCTTTagactaaacaagagggcctgaaaggcccaaagtcgctcacctgagataacaagatattattgggacaaatcttctgaccaagtttcatgaagatccgaaaataaatgtggcctctagagtgttaacaaggttttactatagccatatagggaaaattgccccgccccctggcagccatgtttttcaaccaaccagcatcatttttgactcgtccaagatattattgggatgaatcttctgaccaagtttcattaagatcggacagtaaatgtggcctctagtgtgttaacaagattttactatagccatttatagccatataaggaaaaatgccccgccccctggtggccatgtttttaaagcaaccaaaaccattttcaaactcatccaagatatcattgggacaaatcttctaaccaagtttcatgatgatctaaaataaatgtaacctctagagtgttaacaaggttttactatatccataaggaaaaatgccccgcccccgtggttgccatgttttttcaaccaaccggcatcatttttgaactcatccaagatattattgggataaatcctCTGACCGAgttgcatgaagatcggactataaatgtggcctctagagtgttaacaagattttactatagccatatatagccacataaggaaaaatgccccgccccttggcaaccatgtttttcaagcaaacgtaaccattttctaactcatccaagatatcaatgagaaaaatcttctgaccaaatttcatgaagattggacaataaatgtggcctctagagtgttaacaaggttttactaaagccatataagaaaaaaatgccctgccccctggcagccatgtttttcaaccaactgtcatcattttcgaactcgtccaatatattattaagatgaatcttctgagcaagtttcttgaagatcggaaaataaatgtggcttctagagtgttaacaaggttttactatagccatataaggaaaaacgccccgccccctggcggccatgtttttcaaccaaccggcatcattttcgaactcatccaagatattattgggatgaatcttctgaccaagtttcatgaagatctgacaataaatgtggcctctagagtgttaacaaggttttactatagccatataaggaaaatgcccctgccccttggaagccatgtttttagagcaaccaaaaccattttcgaactcatccaagatatcattgagccCAATCTTctgcccaaatttcatgaagattggacaataaatgtggcctctagagtgttaacaaggcaaatgttgacgccacaagacggacaaaaggcgatcacaaaagctcaccatgagcacgttgtgctcaggtgagctgctAAAAAAGgaatttggtatttttttcttgTTAACATATACTTAAAAACTGAGAAaacgtgttttcaatattattttcactaagaaaattaattacacagaatatttttttggtttaaaaCTTTCAATTGGAAATTTTAGGCAGTGATTTGGGAAAATATATGCATTTTGATATTTGGAATGGGACCAAATACCTGCCTCATTTTTGCCACAAAAACACTGGTTACGAACCATACCTGTTTGTTCTCCTGTTTTGCCACATGCCTGTTCAGGTGGTTCTTGAGGCTGTGAGATGTAGAGAAGGCCTTGCCCTCACATTGACCGCACTGATAGGGCTTCTCTCCTAGAATAAGgccaaaaatacatgtatatatatgctttgtttgcttgatattacatcttatatgaacgaaaatgaacaattttttttttggtgacCCCAATTaaaagttgagggtcggcgccaAATCGGGAGATTTTTTTTTGTTGGCCTAAACAACAAAATAGTTCATGTGAGCTTCGTTTGGGGCAAACGTGGGTtgttgcatgtgcgtaaagtgccatcccagattagcctatgcagtcagtacaggccaaccaggaacgacactttatgccttaactggattttccccccaaaaaacttcatttaaacaaaacatttcactcaagctgaaagtgttgtcccttattagcctgtgtacactgaacaggcgaatctgggatgacactttacgcacatgttaaAAGCCTAATTTTTCCAGAACACGGTTAATATGTGAAGACCTTTCCCCGGGGCCTTTGAGCACAGGGATATCCCTGTGCTAGCATTTCAAAATCAGGGGTACCCATGTGCCTACATTACAATTCATTATTTGTTCTTCTTGTTTTTACTCTGAAGTATTATAGAAGTTAATATTGGAGACAAAAAACAATAGCAAGATTGCACCCATTGCCAACTTTAGACTTTTCCCATGTTCCTATACAAAATCCTGTGCAAAACTTGTAGTGGAATTATCAGGCCCAATGCTATCATATTATGTTATTTCTAACATGTGAAGAAGCCCTCTTTTATGAACAAAACCCCTTATattccaaacaaacaattttagtGTTGTTAAACTGATGAAAATCCCAAATTCATTATATGGCAGGATAACAGCAAAGGAATATATCGTAATTTCTTGAAATTACACAATGAATATATGTCTTTATGTCAATACTGTTCACAATTCCAACTCACATCAGACATTTTCTCAAATATACTGGTAAGCATTGTTATTGCTCAGTTTCTATCAATAATTCCAGtagcactctgggaaaacagggtttaatgcatgtgcgtaaagtgttgtcccagattagcctatgcagtcagcacatgctaatctgggacaactcgtTCTGATTTTAAGGTATTTTCCGTTAAAGGAAGTccttttgtttagaaaaaaaaatcaagtttgggcGGATAGTGTCGACCCTCATAAGCTTGTGCGGTCTGCACAAGGTAATCGtggacaacactatgtacatgcattaagccaagttttccaatAGCAAGGCTAATTTTATAACTGTCCTCCAATCTACACATGCCATCACCGACCTGTGTGGGTGATTTTGTGTGACTTGAGGTGATGACTGGCTGTGAATGCCTTCCCACAACCATCTTCCACACACCTGAtgtcatataaaaaaatattcattgtgAAAGTCGTACAGTGCTGTCACTGGTATATACTATATAGGTTTTAATGACTGCTCACTAGCAAAGAAAGTAAGAAACACAAACTTGCAGGATTTTTTACATTATGCTTAAGGAACAAATATGACGCCCAGAAATGACTACATTCAggaaacaattaaaacaacaattaattatttttttagactATATGTAAAATGTAAAAGGCTGTTCAAATGTTCATAAACCCTAAAACAACCATGATTTCAACCAAAATAAAgtctaaaaaaacaagagcaccgcgtaACGGaggccacgctcggctacgggtgcagttttgaataaatgaaagcttgtcagatttttttttttttagaggtcacagtgaccttgacctttgacctagtgacccaaaaatgggtgtggtatgtagaactcatcaaggtgcatctacatatgaagtttcaaagttgtaggtggacgcactttgattttagagcgaaagttaaggtttatgtttaatttttatattagaggtcacagtgaccttgacctttgacctagtgacccaaaaatgggtgtggcgtgtagaactcatcaaggtgcatctacatatgaagtttcaaagttgtaggtggaagcactttgattgtagagcctatgttaaagtttaatattagaggtcacagtgaccttgacctttgacctagtgacccaaaaatgggtgtggcgtgtagaactcatcaagttgcatctacatatgaagtttcaaagttgtaagtggaagcactttgataatagagccaatgttaaggttttagcacggcgcatacggcggacgtcggacgacgagctggctatgacaatacctcgggttttctccgaaaacgccgagctaattaCCAAAATATCTTTAAACTAAGTTGTGTAACGGTAACACATTTGtgtaaattgatataaaatggcGCCAGGTAATGCCTCAGGTAATAGtctaaataatataacaatataggAACATAGCAAACGATATAACTCCAGAAACTCTAGCAATTGAGATATACTTGTTAGTATATTACAACTGTTAGAACAGAACAATAACTataaacatatgagccgtgctctgtgaaaaggggatttattgcatgttcgtaaagtgccgtcccagattagcctgtgcagtccgcacaggctaatcagggacaactctttccgcctaacttgatttttgctaagaagagactttatggaaacgaaaaatatcataaaagcggaaagtgtccgtccctgattagcggactgcacaggctaatctgggagacacttaacgcacttgcattaaacccccttttcacagagcaaggctcatatatacatAAACTGACTTAATCTGAGATCATCGCCTTGAtacagtcaatgcaaagcattgggggctTATAAAGGTTTGAGGGATAGATGAACACTTTCTACAAACATAAACTGAGAGTGAAGCACCACACTTAAGCCTACTTGAAAGGTTTCTCTCCTGTGTGTGTGCGGATGTGTTTGCGAAGGTAAGACAGCTTCGTGAAGAACTTGGTGCAGCCGTCTTCCTCACAGTTGAATGTCTGACCTGTGTGTACTCGTTGGTGGGCACGTAACCTAGCATCCAGAAACAATGGCATAACAACAATTCAGCATGGCATGGCAACAAGTCCAATATTGCATacttctgccttaactggattttcgtttagaagaaactttctttatacaaagaattccataaaaagctgaaagtgttcTGCCTGCTTTgactgtgtggacttcacaggctactctgttacaacactttatgcacatgctttaagcccaggtTTCCCACAATGAGGCTCAAATTACACAAGATCTTACTAACACATACCTATGTAATAAAATTTCAGAATCAACAAACTGACTGTATTTTAACATGCACAAAATTGTAAACAAACCCAGGGGTGTAAAATTCCAGTTGCCCGCAAACATAAGCCACCTAAATTGCTCCAGGCAAGGGAGATTTCTTAAATACTTTCCTGTTCGGGCGATCCCATGATCAGGTCAGTCAGAATTTGATTTTGTAGCAGTGCTTGCTGGTAGCCAGTTGATGACTGTGTCACTATTTGGTAC carries:
- the LOC127868680 gene encoding uncharacterized protein LOC127868680, producing MMDAEELLETMTKFQTSHPSNQGITLYPVDEEGNIEVEPVIKVPIVTAGVRPRSSQPASETTPTSRTCNTDCKCACCDMPFAITPRVVKSKVKSGPQKKNRSSKQDAAKQQKTFTSEQCCFSPEISDNVEGYSELQDSECVLKCVADHKCATTSGSNTYIGSGHNNIDNNVDMVSSDTGVPLIDGAVPNTGDGEGVEEVGEKVLVQHYLLTSIITNSSSGKQTNQLITTPIMLPNACNTEVNSDQLKPVPVHLVANLLVGQQCEMATESPVSAVSAFRAELIPEGINTGVYPSEQDAATCETNEIGNIAYIKQASIGDIESMPYPNSICDNVEGITNITVSEPSLMSTPVAPMIIDAQCMDKCCDYTGTVVDGREFLLTGPLTTDLPQGGNVGQGVMVIGPGDLELSMAASQELNDALSSI